From the genome of Raphanus sativus cultivar WK10039 unplaced genomic scaffold, ASM80110v3 Scaffold2270, whole genome shotgun sequence:
tatttttttttttttttttttttaaacctggAGGGACTTCCACCCCCAGGGGCCAACCCCTCGGCGCGAGGCGGACCATTTGGTACTATGGGGAATTAGATACCCCAATTGCCTGGCCAGCGGTTCGAACCCAGGTGCGTATTGGGGCCGAAGCTCCCTCAACACCACCAGGCCAACCCCACTGGTTCACTAGGATATCTTTGAACAAAATAAAACGTTCACTACGCTGGCGTTGCCGTTACACTATGAACTTTTAGCATCAAAAACATGACTCGCAAGAATTCATTGgagaatatatatacaagatTTATACGAGAtctaaatatgttaaatttataaaatacttttttgtaaaaaaaattaacaatcaaataatatagaaatttatacaagattgttaaatttataaaatctaacaatcaaaaagaatatattgtaatatagtaccttttagtaaatttttaccatttctatatatttatcagttaatattaaaaagataagaaaTAATACAAAAGAATGGACTCCATATCAGCGCTAACTAGATATGCATGCCGATTATGGCGTGTCAATGTGCACACAGGTCTTTACTGgaaaataaatacaataaacAATGTGCCTTTTAATTTAAAACCGCGTCCTAGTTACCGTATTAAACAACATAGCATTAACCAAATTAAAGTAAAACAGAAAAGGAAAAACATAAAGAGGAAATCTTGATAGAGATATCTTTAGGAATTAGGATCTCTAATACTTATATCTTACTCGTTCGAGATTCCTTCATATCCCTCCAGAcacaataatattattttacacttttttttcctttccaaCATCTTCAGAAAATCTAATGGTATGATCAAACTTTTTTCGATTGTCTATTGAACAATTAACGTTGtcgattttaaaatattgaatgtGTTCATCAGTCACAGGCGAGCATTGACAAGTATGAAGCATTATCAGATTTTCTCAAGAAATTTTACATTCCTTCGTACATTCTCTCGCCAGCCGAGGCTGTGGCGGTGCCAAGTACTCGTCCACCTGAGAGCCCGATTCTCGTATTTATCAACTCCAAAAGTGGAGGTCAACTCGGTGGAGAACTCATTCTTACCTACCGTTCTCTTCTCAACGAGAAGCAGGTCT
Proteins encoded in this window:
- the LOC130505432 gene encoding diacylglycerol kinase 6-like encodes the protein MSQASIDKYEALSDFLKKFYIPSYILSPAEAVAVPSTRPPESPILVFINSKSGGQLGGELILTYRSLLNEKQVFDLNEETPDKVLQRIYLNLERLNHDALACKIKEKLKIMVC